A stretch of the Corynebacterium maris DSM 45190 genome encodes the following:
- the nrdF gene encoding class 1b ribonucleoside-diphosphate reductase subunit beta codes for MTTPHISSPAQYSKGDIVESINWNEIPDDVDLEIWNRLTSNFWLPEAVPVSNDIQSWNRLTEEQQNSTMKVFTGLTMLDTLQGTVGAVSLIPHAETMHEEAVYTNISFMESVHAKSYSNIFMTLAPTKMIDRSFAWARENEQIQYKARRILDFYQGDDPLKKKIASVMLESFLFYSGFYLPLRWSSEGELTNTADIIRLIIRDEAVHGYYIGYKFQRQAGDRREELQDEVVELLLDLYENETIYTAEVYDPLGWTEDVNAFLRYNANKAMMNLGYEALFSTDQTKFSPGVMTSLDPSANENHDFFSGSGSSYVIGKVEETSDDDWDF; via the coding sequence GTGACCACCCCGCACATCTCCTCCCCCGCCCAGTACTCCAAGGGCGACATCGTCGAATCCATCAACTGGAACGAAATCCCCGACGACGTCGACCTGGAAATCTGGAACCGCCTGACCTCCAACTTCTGGCTGCCGGAGGCCGTCCCGGTCTCCAACGACATCCAGTCCTGGAACCGCCTGACCGAAGAGCAGCAGAACTCCACCATGAAGGTCTTCACCGGCCTGACCATGCTGGACACCCTGCAGGGCACCGTCGGCGCCGTCTCCTTGATCCCCCACGCGGAGACCATGCACGAAGAGGCCGTGTACACCAACATCAGCTTCATGGAGTCCGTGCACGCGAAGAGCTACTCCAATATCTTCATGACGCTGGCGCCCACCAAGATGATCGACCGCTCCTTCGCCTGGGCGCGGGAGAACGAGCAGATCCAGTACAAGGCCCGCCGCATCCTGGACTTCTACCAGGGCGACGACCCGTTGAAGAAGAAGATCGCCTCCGTCATGCTGGAGTCCTTCCTCTTCTACTCCGGCTTCTACCTGCCGCTGCGCTGGTCCAGCGAAGGCGAGCTGACCAACACCGCCGACATCATCCGCCTGATCATCCGCGACGAGGCCGTGCACGGCTACTACATCGGCTACAAGTTCCAGCGCCAGGCCGGCGACCGTCGCGAGGAGCTGCAGGACGAGGTCGTGGAGCTGCTGCTGGACCTGTACGAGAACGAGACGATCTACACCGCCGAGGTCTACGACCCGCTGGGCTGGACCGAGGACGTCAACGCCTTCCTGCGCTACAACGCCAACAAGGCCATGATGAACCTCGGCTACGAGGCGCTGTTCTCCACGGACCAGACCAAGTTCAGCCCCGGCGTCATGACCAGCCTGGATCCGTCCGCCAACGAGAACCACGACTTCTTCTCCGGCTCGGGCTCCTCGTACGTCATCGGCAAGGTCGAGGAGACCAGCGACGACGACTGGGACTTCTAG